The Primulina huaijiensis isolate GDHJ02 chromosome 17, ASM1229523v2, whole genome shotgun sequence genome window below encodes:
- the LOC140963482 gene encoding thaumatin-like protein, producing the protein MLVFKFLCLVVLCMLVFLAGANGTGHQLIVVNNCQESIWPGILGSAGQQTPQDGGFLLNSGQEVVIDVPEKWSGRLWGRHSCNFDENGKGSCATGDCSGSLRCHGMGGVPPATVVEMTLGTSASPLHFYDVSLVDGFNLPVSMKPVGGGIGCGVASCAVDLNICCPSALEVRVGGRVMGCKSACLAMQSAKYCCTGEYSNPKTCKPTVFSNLFKAICPKAYSYAFDDSSSLNRCRASKYVITFCPPN; encoded by the exons ATGCTGgttttcaaatttctttgcTTGGTTGTGCTCTGCATGCTTGTGTTTCTCGCCGGAGCAA ATGGAACAGGACACCAACTCATAGTAGTTAACAACTGTCAAGAAAGCATATGGCCGGGAATTCTCGGCAGCGCAGGGCAGCAGACGCCACAAGATGGAGGTTTTCTCCTTAACAGTGGCCAAGAAGTGGTCATTGATGTACCAGAGAAGTGGTCAGGAAGATTATGGGGGAGGCACAGCTGCAACTTCGATGAAAATGGGAAAGGTTCGTGTGCCACTGGAGACTGTTCGGGCTCCTTACGCTGCCATGGGATGGGTGGCGTGCCACCAGCAACCGTGGTGGAAATGACATTAGGGACATCAGCTTCACCCCTGCATTTCTACGATGTGAGTTTAGTCGATGGATTCAACTTGCCTGTTTCGATGAAGCCTGTCGGAGGAGGGATTGGGTGCGGTGTGGCATCATGTGCCGTCGATTTGAACATATGTTGTCCTTCCGCTTTAGAGGTTAGGGTGGGAGGCAGAGTGATGGGGTGTAAGAGCGCGTGCTTGGCCATGCAATCCGCCAAGTACTGCTGCACAGGGGAGTATTCAAATCCCAAAACATGCAAGCCTACGGTCTTTTCCAATTTGTTCAAGGCAATTTGCCCCAAGGCCTATAGTTATGCATTCGATGATTCTTCAAGCCTCAACAGGTGCAGAGCTTCAAAATATGTAATCACCTTTTGCCCTCCAAATTGA
- the LOC140963480 gene encoding uncharacterized protein — protein MAKEGPNWDGLLKWSLSHSDGTKPSGNLSEEDRRWFMEAMQAQTVDVVKRMKEITLVMQTPEHVLESQGVTAEDIEDMLDELQDHVESIDMANDLHSIGGLVPLLAYLKNSHSNVRAKAAEVVSTIVQNNPKSQQLVMQANGLEPLLLCFNSDPDVTVRAKALGAITSLIMHNRDGVTAFRLANGYATLKDALNTENVRFQRKALNLIHYLVHENEADFGIVAELGFPRIFVHLASSKDADVREAALRGLLDLAQDESGMSNVRLNEDNDKLKQILQKRIEVISEMCAEDLAAAKEERLLVDSLWSTCYNEPSSLHENGLLVLPGEDAPPPDVASQHFQPPLRAWAASQNQDAKPSTKKNEAPLLMGPGPPTDNAS, from the exons ATGGCGAAGGAAGGTCCTAATTGGGATGGTTTGCTGAAATGGAGTCTCTCTCATTCTGATGGTACTAAGCCTTCTGGTAATCTAAG TGAGGAGGATCGAAGATGGTTTATGGAGGCAATGCAAGCGCAGACAGTAGATGTTGTCAAACGAATGAAGGAGATAACACTTGTTATGCAGACCCCGGAGCACGTTTTGGAGTCTCAGGGAGTAACTGCTGAAGATATTGAAG ATATGCTGGATGAGCTACAAGATCATGTGGAGTCTATCGATATGGCAAATG ATCTTCATTCCATTGGTGGTCTGGTTCCTCTTCTCGCTTACCTGAAAAATTCCCATTCTAATGTCAGGGCCAAGGCTGCAGAAGTTGTTAGCACTATTGTGCAGAATAATCCAAAAAGTCAGCAGTTAGTCATGCAAGCTAATGGCCTGGAACCACTTCTATTGTGTTTTAATTCAGATCCGGATGTTACAGTTCGTGCAAAAGCACTTGGTGCAATCACAT CTCTGATCATGCATAATAGGGATGGTGTTACTGCATTTCGGTTGGCTAATGGTTATGCGACCCTTAAAGATGCGCTAAATACCGAGAATGTGAGATTTCAAAG GAAAGCACTTAACTTGATCCATTATTTAGTGCATGAGAATGAGGCAGACTTTGGTATTGTGGCTGAGCTCGGATTCCCGCGTATCTTTGTGCACTTGGCTTCAAGCAAGGATGCTGATGTTCGTGAAGCTGCACTTAGGGGCCTTCTCGACCTAGCTCAAGATGAGTCAGGTATGTCCAATGTTCGGTTAAATGAAGACAATGATAAACTGAAGCAAATTCTACAAAAACGAATTGAGGTTATCAGTGAGATGTGTGCTGAAGACCTAGCAGCTGCCAAAGAAGAAAGACTACTCGTTGATTCCCTTTGGAGCACGTGTTACAATGAGCCATCTTCTCTTCATGAAAACGGGCTTCTTGTTCTCCCAGGAGAGGATGCACCTCCACCTGATGTTGCCAGCCAGCATTTTCAACCCCCTCTCAGAGCTTGGGCTGCGAGTCAAAATCAGGATGCAAAACCAAGTACTAAAAAGAATGAAGCTCCATTATTGATGGGTCCAGGGCCCCCAACTGACAATGCATCCTGA